From the genome of Candidatus Cloacimonadota bacterium, one region includes:
- a CDS encoding T9SS type A sorting domain-containing protein, which translates to MKKIIVLFIIVLNVNFLIADIVFDVPFDPNIIGDPYIGEDYDYESPTFSIINNGETDTFTIATSNGIVPDGWYWLYCEVDGGLCHMPGWPFDVLIESGDSLALVLHIHVTSTGSLSINFTAGAPSVPDSVSMDFNFQTENQAISKKPNLNTASYLKSNSPNPFKDFTEIKYNIPASYADDLKIGIYNILGQPVKIFSDLENSGSIVWNGKDEMNRSVTSGVYFYKLIGIEQAQTRKLLLIR; encoded by the coding sequence ATGAAAAAAATCATAGTTCTATTTATTATCGTATTAAATGTTAATTTTCTGATCGCAGATATTGTTTTCGATGTACCATTTGATCCGAATATAATCGGAGATCCATATATTGGTGAAGATTATGACTATGAATCTCCAACTTTTTCAATAATCAATAACGGTGAAACAGATACATTTACGATTGCTACGAGCAATGGGATTGTCCCTGATGGCTGGTATTGGCTTTATTGTGAAGTTGATGGGGGATTGTGTCATATGCCTGGTTGGCCATTTGATGTGCTTATTGAAAGTGGAGATTCTCTTGCATTGGTTTTGCATATTCACGTAACTTCTACAGGGTCCCTTTCTATTAATTTCACGGCTGGTGCTCCCTCAGTCCCGGATTCTGTTTCTATGGATTTTAACTTCCAAACAGAAAACCAAGCCATTAGCAAAAAACCGAATCTGAATACAGCATCATATTTAAAAAGTAATTCTCCCAATCCGTTTAAAGATTTTACAGAGATAAAATACAATATTCCGGCATCTTATGCAGATGATTTGAAGATAGGAATTTATAATATTCTTGGTCAGCCGGTAAAAATATTTTCTGATTTGGAAAATTCCGGTTCTATTGTTTGGAACGGAAAAGATGAGATGAACCGTTCCGTAACGAGTGGAGTGTATTTCTATAAATTGATTGGAATAGAACAGGCACAAACCCGTAAACTATTGTTGATCAGATAG